The proteins below come from a single Eucalyptus grandis isolate ANBG69807.140 chromosome 3, ASM1654582v1, whole genome shotgun sequence genomic window:
- the LOC104415299 gene encoding uncharacterized protein LOC104415299 translates to MAAKKVIAICQSGGEFVADRDGALTYTGGEAYAIDIDQETRLDDFRAEVAEMFGCGAEAMAIKYFLPGNKKTLITISKDKDLQRMVSFLGDSGTVDVFVMSEDDAARNLSNMPASRSSRTTVLEQVVPLVVPIDAAYDTTNTSDRLDLDLCDGHPLCSIPASSSDEKHRRAAMQWENTITGVDQRFNSFSEFREALHKYSIAHGFAYRYKKNDSHRVSVKCKSEGCPWRIYASRLATTQLVCIKKMNAEHTCEGAIVKAGYRATRGWVGSIIKEKLKVSPNYRPKDIADDIRREYGIQLNYSQAWRAKEIAREQLQGSYKEAYKLLPFFCDKIKETNPGSFATFTTKEDSSFHRLFVSFHASISGFQQGCRPLLFLDSTVLNSKYQGMLLSATSIDGDDGIFPVAIAVVDDETEDNWHWFLQELKSAISTSQQITFVADFQNGLKKSLAEIFDNCYHSYCLRHLIEKLNKDLKGQFSHEARRFMINDFYAAAHAPRLDGFQRAVENIRGISPDAYDWVVQSEPEHWANAFFAGARYNQMTSNFGQEFYSWVSEAHELPITQMIDTLRGRMMESIYARRVESSQWGSKLTPSMEEKLQMEASLTHSLEVLLTEGSVFEVRGDSVDIVDIDHWDCSCKGWQLTGLPCCHAIAVFNCIERSPYDYCSRYFMAETYHLTYAESINPVPNVDKPSLSESAEAVVTVTPPPTKRPPGRPKMKQFESVDLVKRQLQCSKCKGLGHNKKTCRAFS, encoded by the exons ATGGCGGCGAAGAAGGTGATCGCGATATGCCAGTCCGGCGGCGAGTTCGTGGCCGACAGGGACGGGGCGCTGACCTACACCGGGGGCGAGGCGTACGCTATCGACATCGACCAGGAGACGCGGCTGGACGACTTCCGGGCGGAGGTCGCCGAGATGTTCGGCTGCGGCGCCGAGGCGATGGCGATCAAGTACTTCCTCCCGGGCAACAAGAAGACGCTGATCACGATCTCGAAAGACAAGGACTTGCAGCGGATGGTGAGCTTCCTCGGCGATTCCGGCACCGTCGACGTGTTCGTCATGTCGGAGGACGACGCGGCTCGGAACCTGTCCAACATGCCCGCTAGTAG GTCGAGCAGGACCACGGTGTTGGAACAGGTGGTTCCTCTGGTCGTGCCCATCGATGCAGCCTACGATACGACCAACACGAGCGACCGGCTCGACTTGGACTTGTGCGATGGGCACCCTTTGTGCAGCATTCCCGCGAGTTCCAGCGATGAAAAGCATCGCAGAGCGGCGATGCAGTGGGAGAATACCATCACGGGCGTGGATCAAAGGTTTAATAGCTTCAGTGAGTTCAGAGAAGCCTTGCATAAATACTCGATCGCGCACGGCTTTGCTTACAGATATAAGAAGAATGACAGTCATCGTGTTAGTGTAAAGTGCAAGTCTGAGGGTTGTCCATGGCGGATATACGCATCTAGGCTAGCTACAACTCAGTTGGTTTGCATCAAGAAAATGAATGCAGAGCATACATGTGAAGGAGCCATTGTTAAAGCTGGGTATCGGGCAACAAGAGGTTGGGTTGGGAGCATTATAAAGGAGAAGTTGAAAGTTTCTCCAAATTATAGGCCAAAAGACATTGCTGATGATATCCGGAGGGAGTATGGTATTCAATTGAATTATTCTCAAGCATGGCGTGCAAAAGAAATTGCGAGGGAGCAGCTTCAAGGCTCCTATAAAGAGGCTTATAaacttttgccttttttctGTGATAAGATAAAGGAAACGAATCCAGGCAGCTTCGCTACCTTTACGACCAAGGAGGACTCGAGCTTTCACCGTCTATTTGTCTCATTTCATGCCTCGATATCTGGCTTCCAACAGGGTTGTCGCCCTCTCCTGTTTCTTGATAGCACAGTTCTTAACTCAAAGTACCAGGGAATGCTCTTGTCTGCTACGTCTATTGATGGGGATGATGGGATTTTTCCTGTAGCTATTGCCGTGGTAGATGATGAAACTGAGGATAACTGGCATTGGTTTTTGCAAGAGCTGAAATCGGCAATTTCCACCTCTCAGCAGATCACTTTTGTTGCAGATTTTCAGAATGGATTAAAGAAATCTCTGGCTGAGATATTTGACAACTGTTACCACAGCTACTGCCTGCGCCATCTCATTGAAAAACTTAACAAGGATTTGAAGGGGCAGTTTTCTCATGAAGCAAGGCGATTCATGATTAACGATTTTTATGCTGCGGCTCATGCGCCAAGGCTTGATGGTTTTCAGCGTGCAGTTGAGAACATAAGGGGTATTTCTCCCGATGCTTACGATTGGGTTGTACAGAGTGAGCCAGAGCATTGGGCGAATGCATTCTTCGCAGGAGCAAGGTATAACCAGATGACTTCAAACTTCGGGCAAGAGTTCTATAGCTGGGTATCAGAGGCACACGAACTGCCGATCACACAAATGATTGATACTTTGCGAGGAAGGATGATGGAATCCATATATGCTCGCCGAGTTGAATCCAGTCAGTGGGGGTCAAAGTTAACCCCATCTATGGAGGAGAAGCTCCAAATGGAAGCTTCATTAACGCATTCACTTGAGGTGTTACTCACGGAAGGTAGTGTCTTCGAAGTTCGTGGAGATTCTGTTGATATTGTCGATATCGATCATTGGGACTGCAGCTGTAAAGGATGGCAACTTACAGGTTTGCCCTGTTGCCATGCTATTGCCGTCTTTAACTGCATCGAAAGAAGCCCTTATGACTACTGCTCCAGATACTTCATGGCCGAAACTTACCACCTTACCTATGCTGAGTCAATTAATCCCGTCCCGAATGTAGATAAGCCGAGTTTGAGTGAATCAGCTGAGGCAGTTGTCACCGTGACTCCACCTCCTACGAAACGGCCACCTGGCCGACCAAAGATGAAGCAGTTTGAATCAGTAGACTTGGTTAAACGCCAACTCCAGTGCAGCAAGTGCAAAGGTCTTGGCCACAATAAAAAGACGTGCAGGGCCTTTTCCTAG